In the genome of Hippoglossus hippoglossus isolate fHipHip1 chromosome 12, fHipHip1.pri, whole genome shotgun sequence, one region contains:
- the btc gene encoding probetacellulin isoform X1 — MAKAYRLYLGIITALAICKYCIAEGNATVESTNRTIDNCHHHGNRDNCTEDPRDREPWSGHFSTCPEELVHYCIHGECRYIQKQKAPSCRCHQGYIGSRCGYLDLDWRKGEKQQIIIACVIGGLVLLILLIVFICICSHRSSRLCRWRGRRREEPRNGSEKLSMMDTRATHTIPTADSTEPPETNTV; from the exons ATGGCCAAGGCGTATAGACTCTATCTGGGAATAATAACAG CTCTGGCCATATGCAAATACTGCATCGCAGAGGGGAACGCCACCGTGGAGTCCACCAATCGAACTATAGACAACTgtcatcaccatggcaacagagacAATTGCACAG AAGACCCAAGAGATAGAGAGCCATGGAGCGGCCACTTCTCAACATGTCCTGAAGAACTGGTGCACTACTGTATCCACGGGGAGTGTCGTTACATTCAAAAACAGAAGGCACCGTCTTGCAG GTGTCACCAGGGTTACATTGGCTCCAGGTGTGGATATTTGGACCTGGACTGGCGGaaaggagagaaacaacaaaTCATAATTGCATGCGTCATTGGCGGGCTCGTGCTGCTCATTCTTCTCATAGTGTTCATCTGCATCTGTTCACA TCGTAGCAGCAGAttgtgccgatggaggggcaGACGGAGGGAAGAACCGAGGAACGGGTCAGAGAAGCTCAGCATGATGGATACTAGAGCGACGCACACGATCCCAACAGCAGACTCAACAGAGCCACCTGAAACGAACACTGTATGA
- the rxfp3 gene encoding relaxin-3 receptor 1 codes for MSGEFIGGLYEDSAGIGINFSFVFNATNRSASADSFHLSDFGKTDFVGDGAAVVRIIISVIYSLVCALGLVGNLLVLYLMKSKRVWKKSSINLFVTSLAVTDFQFVLTLPFWAVENALDFTWLFGKAMCKIVSYVTAMNMYASVFFLTAMSVARYWSLASALKGRRRRTHCCSARCITVLIWFAAVSAALPHAVFSTTVSVSNEDLCLVKFPETNGSAQFWLGLYHSQKVLLGFVVPLGVISACYLLLLRFITSKNINSSSAKRRAKVTKSVTIVVLSFFLCWLPNQALTAWGILIKLNVVHFSYEYYTTQVYVFPVSVCLAHSNSCLNPILYCLMRREFRKALKKLFWQMTSPTLTTIRPITATTKPETDGQGHVLVPLSAPGEAPLVFYPPGAVMHNDRRDLPQNST; via the coding sequence ATGTCTGGGGAATTTATCGGAGGTCTGTACGAAGACTCAGCGGGAATAGGGATTAACTTCAGCTTCGTTTTTAACGCGACCAACCGCTCCGCCTCCGCTGACAGTTTCCACCTGTCAGACTTTGGAAAAACGGACTTTGTGGGAGATGGCGCCGCGGTTGTCAGGATTATCATCTCAGTCATTTACTCTCTGGTGTGCGCGCTCGGTCTGGTCGGGAACCTGCTGGTCCTGTACCTGATGAAGTCCAAACGCGTGTGGAAGAAATCCTCCATCAACCTTTTCGTGACAAGTTTGGCGGTGACCGATTTCCAGTTCGTGCTGACTCTGCCGTTCTGGGCGGTGGAGAACGCGCTGGACTTCACTTGGCTCTTCGGCAAAGCCATGTGCAAGATAGTCTCCTATGTGACAGCCATGAACATGTACGCCAGCGTGTTTTTCCTCACAGCCATGAGCGTGGCCCGGTACTGGTCGCTGGCCTCCGCGCTGAAGGGCAGGCGGCGGCGGACGCACTGCTGCTCGGCGCGCTGCATCACGGTCCTCATCTGGTTCGCCGCTGTCTCCGCCGCGCTGCCGCACGCGGTCTTCTCCACAACCGTCAGCGTCTCCAACGAGGACCTGTGCCTCGTTAAATTCCCCGAAACCAACGGGAGCGCACAGTTCTGGCTCGGGCTCTATCACTCTCAGAAAGTGCTGCTGGGCTTCGTGGTGCCTCTGGGCGTCATCTCCGCCTGCTACCTGCTCCTCTTGCGCTTCATCACCTCCAAAAACATCAACTCCTCCAGCGCCAAACGACGCGCCAAGGTCACCAAGTCCGTCACCATAGTGGTGCTgtccttcttcctctgctggcTGCCCAACCAGGCGCTCACAGCCTGGGGCATCCTTATCAAACTCAACGTGGTCCACTTCAGCTACGAGTACTACACCACGCAGGTGTACGTCTTCCCCGTGTCCGTGTGCCTGGCGCACTCCAACAGCTGCCTGAACCCCATCCTGTACTGCCTGATGAGGCGGGAGTTCAGGAAAGCGCTGAAAAAACTCTTCTGGCAGATGACTTCGCCGACCCTCACCACCATCAGGCCGATCACAGCCACGACAAAGCCAGAGACGGACGGACAGGGACACGTCCTGGTCCCCCTCAGCGCGCCCGGGGAGGCCCCTCTTGTGTTTTATCCTCCGGGAGCAGTGATGCACAATGACAGGAGAGATCTGCCACAAAACAGCACTTAG
- the btc gene encoding probetacellulin isoform X2, with protein sequence MAKAYRLYLGIITALAICKYCIAEGNATVESTNRTIDNCHHHGNRDNCTDPRDREPWSGHFSTCPEELVHYCIHGECRYIQKQKAPSCRCHQGYIGSRCGYLDLDWRKGEKQQIIIACVIGGLVLLILLIVFICICSHRSSRLCRWRGRRREEPRNGSEKLSMMDTRATHTIPTADSTEPPETNTV encoded by the exons ATGGCCAAGGCGTATAGACTCTATCTGGGAATAATAACAG CTCTGGCCATATGCAAATACTGCATCGCAGAGGGGAACGCCACCGTGGAGTCCACCAATCGAACTATAGACAACTgtcatcaccatggcaacagagacAATTGCACAG ACCCAAGAGATAGAGAGCCATGGAGCGGCCACTTCTCAACATGTCCTGAAGAACTGGTGCACTACTGTATCCACGGGGAGTGTCGTTACATTCAAAAACAGAAGGCACCGTCTTGCAG GTGTCACCAGGGTTACATTGGCTCCAGGTGTGGATATTTGGACCTGGACTGGCGGaaaggagagaaacaacaaaTCATAATTGCATGCGTCATTGGCGGGCTCGTGCTGCTCATTCTTCTCATAGTGTTCATCTGCATCTGTTCACA TCGTAGCAGCAGAttgtgccgatggaggggcaGACGGAGGGAAGAACCGAGGAACGGGTCAGAGAAGCTCAGCATGATGGATACTAGAGCGACGCACACGATCCCAACAGCAGACTCAACAGAGCCACCTGAAACGAACACTGTATGA